A genome region from Deltaproteobacteria bacterium includes the following:
- a CDS encoding 30S ribosomal protein S21, with product MAGVRVKDSEPIESAIRRFKKQCEKAGILQELKKREHYEKPSVRRKRKAIAARKRALRRASRSFY from the coding sequence ATGGCAGGAGTCCGCGTCAAAGACAGTGAACCGATCGAAAGTGCGATTCGTCGCTTCAAAAAGCAATGTGAAAAGGCTGGGATTCTGCAAGAGCTGAAAAAGCGCGAGCACTACGAGAAACCGAGTGTCCGCCGCAAACGCAAAGCCATTGCCGCTCGTAAACGCGCATTGCGCCGCGCCAGCCGCTCATTTTATTAA